Part of the Nisaea sediminum genome is shown below.
CCTCTCGGCGATCGTCGAGGCGCAGAAGACGGTCTGGTTCGCCATTCCGCTGCTGCCGATGTTCGTGATCTTCTTCGTCTCGGCACTGGCGGAAACCAACCGCGCGCCGTTCGACCTTCCGGAAGGCGAGTCGGAACTGGTCGCGGGTTATTTCGTCGAGTATTCCTCAATGACCTTCGCCCTGTTCTTCCTCGGCGAATACGCGAACATGATCCTGATGAGCGGGATCACCTCGATCCTGTTCCTCGGCGGCTGGCTGCCGATCTTCGACATCGCGCCGTTCAACTGGATCCCGGGGCCGATCTGGCTCGCGCTGAAGATCTGTTTCGTCCTGTTCTTCTTCCTCTGGGTCCGGGCGACCTTCCCGCGCTACCGCTACGACCAGCTGATGCGCCTCGGGTGGAAGGTCTTCCTGCCGTTCTCGCTGCTCTGGGTCGTCATCACCGCCGGCGTGCTCGTCGCCTTCGGCTGGGTGCCGGATCCGGTGCTGGGATGAGGATTGACACGATAATGACGCCGAACGCGACCCACAAACGCACGACGGAGAGAGGCTGAGCCATGAGCATGCTGCAACAGAGTGCACGCGGGCTTCTGCTGACCGAGCTGCTGTCCGGGATGTATCTGACGCTGAAGTATTTCTTCAAGCCGAAGGTCACGATCAACTATCCCTTCGAGAAGGGGCCGATCAGCAGCCGCTTCCGCGGCGAGCACGCGCTGCGCCGCTATCCGAACGGCGAGGAGCGCTGCATCGCCTGCAAGCTCTGCGAGGCCATCTGCCCGGCTCAGGCGATCACCATCGAGGCCGAACCGCGCGAGGATGGCAGCCGCCGGACCACGCGCTACGACATCGACATGACGAAATGCATCTATTGCGGCTTCTGCCAGGAAGCCTGCCCGGTCGATGCGATCGTCGAGGGACCGAACTTCGAATTCGCCACGGAAACCCGCGAGGAGCTGTTCTACAACAAGGACAAGCTGCTCGCGAACGGGGACCGCTGGGAGCGCGAGATCGCGCACAATCTGACCGTCGAAGCGCCGTATCGTTGATGGCGCTCGGGGGGCGAGGGGAACATGAAGAAAGCCGGCGAAATGGCTGAGTTGACTCAGAAATCGCCCGCCGTCACGGCGGCGGGAGGGGGGCGCCGATGATCCAGGCACTCATTTTCTATGTTTTTGCCGCGATCACCATCGCCTCCGGCGTCATGGTGGTCTCTTCCCGGAACCCGGTCCATTCGGTCCTGTTCCTGATCCTGGCCTTCTTCAATGCCGCAGGGCTCTTCGTCCTGCTCGGTGCCGAGTTCATCGCCATGATCCTTGTCGTCGTCTATGTCGGCGCGGTCGCGGTGCTCTTCCTCTTCGTCGTCATGATGCTCGACATCAACTTCGTCGAGCTGCGGCAGGGTTTCATGAAGTATCTGCCGATCGGAATGCTGATCGGCCTGGTGATCTTCGTCGAGCTGTTCTTCGTTGTGACAAGCTGGGTCATTGCGCCTGATCTGATCACTGCGGCACCGGCACCCGATGCCGCGCAGGTGAGCAACACCCATGCACTCGGCGCTCTGCTCTACACCCGCTATGTCTATCTCTTCCAGGCGGCCGGCCTGATCCTGCTGATCGCCATGATCGGCGCCATCGTGCTGACGCTGCGCAGCCGCCCGGGTGTCAAGCGCCAGCGGATTTCCGCGCAGCTCGCCCGGACCACGGAAGAGACCGTCGAAGTCGTCGAAGTCCCCCGCGGGGGAGGAGCCTGATCATGCTGGAAATCGGTCTCGCCCATTACCTGACCGTCGCCGCCGTGCTCTTCACGCTCGGCATGTTCGGGATCTTCCTCAACCGGAAGAACGTGATCATCATCCTGATGTC
Proteins encoded:
- the nuoI gene encoding NADH-quinone oxidoreductase subunit NuoI; the protein is MSMLQQSARGLLLTELLSGMYLTLKYFFKPKVTINYPFEKGPISSRFRGEHALRRYPNGEERCIACKLCEAICPAQAITIEAEPREDGSRRTTRYDIDMTKCIYCGFCQEACPVDAIVEGPNFEFATETREELFYNKDKLLANGDRWEREIAHNLTVEAPYR
- a CDS encoding NADH-quinone oxidoreductase subunit J, yielding MIQALIFYVFAAITIASGVMVVSSRNPVHSVLFLILAFFNAAGLFVLLGAEFIAMILVVVYVGAVAVLFLFVVMMLDINFVELRQGFMKYLPIGMLIGLVIFVELFFVVTSWVIAPDLITAAPAPDAAQVSNTHALGALLYTRYVYLFQAAGLILLIAMIGAIVLTLRSRPGVKRQRISAQLARTTEETVEVVEVPRGGGA